Proteins from one Malaya genurostris strain Urasoe2022 chromosome 2, Malgen_1.1, whole genome shotgun sequence genomic window:
- the LOC131429745 gene encoding protein jagunal isoform X1: MASRGGPMIMGTDGADFEHRQRVAAHYQISALNKARLKYCIFFHYLLFFVMLVKLSADILDRLDIFILEIEELQVPPPLWWEYFWCLSVFLSFIGLSAARRNRINDMKKYMVGISTIAFVPLIYCIIYYLNDVMEYMNLEQNVDLKDTDIFVWEVIGYPYGLLWYGFVLMALQVHFFSLYFAWNLIKAWRARGTLKKSE, from the exons ATGGCATCCCGCGGTGGGCCCATGATCATGGGTACTGACGGTGCCGATTTCGAGCACAGGCAGCGTGTGGCCGCACATTACCAAATCag TGCACTCAACAAAGCCCGGTTAAAATACTGCATTTTCTTTCACTACCTGCTGTTTTTCGTGATGCTAGTCAAACTCTCGGCCGACATTCTGGACCGCCTGGACATCTTTATTCTGGAGATTGAAGAACTGCAGGTCCCCCCGCCGCTCTGGTGGGAGTACTTCTGGTGTCTGTCGGTGTTTCTCTCCTTCATCGGTTTGTCGGCGGCCCGTCGCAATCGCATAAACGATATGAAAAAGTACATGGTCGGTATCAGCACGATCGCCTTCGTGCCGCTAATCTACTGCATTATCTACTATCTGAACGACGTGATGGAGTACATGAACTTAGAACAAAACGTTGATCTGAAGGACACGGATATCTTCGTTTGGGAGGTAATT GGATATCCATATGGACTTCTGTGGTACGGATTCGTGTTAATGGCACTTCAGGTGCACTTCTTCTCGCTGTACTTCGCCTGGAACCTCATAAAAGCCTGGAGGGCTCGCGGTACGCTCAAAAAGAGCGAATAG
- the LOC131429745 gene encoding protein jagunal isoform X2, giving the protein MASRGGPMIMGTDGADFEHRQRVAAHYQISALNKARLKYCIFFHYLLFFVMLVKLSADILDRLDIFILEIEELQVPPPLWWEYFWCLSVFLSFIGLSAARRNRINDMKKYMVGISTIAFVPLIYCIIYYLNDVMEYMNLEQNVDLKDTDIFVWEGYPYGLLWYGFVLMALQVHFFSLYFAWNLIKAWRARGTLKKSE; this is encoded by the exons ATGGCATCCCGCGGTGGGCCCATGATCATGGGTACTGACGGTGCCGATTTCGAGCACAGGCAGCGTGTGGCCGCACATTACCAAATCag TGCACTCAACAAAGCCCGGTTAAAATACTGCATTTTCTTTCACTACCTGCTGTTTTTCGTGATGCTAGTCAAACTCTCGGCCGACATTCTGGACCGCCTGGACATCTTTATTCTGGAGATTGAAGAACTGCAGGTCCCCCCGCCGCTCTGGTGGGAGTACTTCTGGTGTCTGTCGGTGTTTCTCTCCTTCATCGGTTTGTCGGCGGCCCGTCGCAATCGCATAAACGATATGAAAAAGTACATGGTCGGTATCAGCACGATCGCCTTCGTGCCGCTAATCTACTGCATTATCTACTATCTGAACGACGTGATGGAGTACATGAACTTAGAACAAAACGTTGATCTGAAGGACACGGATATCTTCGTTTGGGAG GGATATCCATATGGACTTCTGTGGTACGGATTCGTGTTAATGGCACTTCAGGTGCACTTCTTCTCGCTGTACTTCGCCTGGAACCTCATAAAAGCCTGGAGGGCTCGCGGTACGCTCAAAAAGAGCGAATAG